The proteins below are encoded in one region of Primulina tabacum isolate GXHZ01 unplaced genomic scaffold, ASM2559414v2 Contig584, whole genome shotgun sequence:
- the LOC142534540 gene encoding LOW QUALITY PROTEIN: pentatricopeptide repeat-containing protein At4g14850-like (The sequence of the model RefSeq protein was modified relative to this genomic sequence to represent the inferred CDS: deleted 2 bases in 1 codon; substituted 1 base at 1 genomic stop codon), with translation MLELELSFHLLRDKQDSLLACMLLPTVTKFASSNISYSKLLSQFSLTKSLNEGLQIHTHLLKVGLSKDSKHWNHLINLYSKCKAFSQACKLIEENHEQDVVSWSSLISGYAKNGLSEEALLAFRKMHILGIRCNEFTFPSILKACAGSKNFVLGKQVHGIIVQTGFESDVFVANTLVVMYAKCDNYVDSMRLFEGIPERNVVSFNALLSCYTQSDSFWEALALFQEMVASEVRPDEFSLSTILNATTGLRDIYQGKKIHGYLIKLGYEDDPFSLNALVDMYAKAGDLGDAVTVFDNIKEPDIISWNAAIAGCVLNEYHERALELLERXRDSGIHPNMFTLSSACKACAALGLEELGKQFHCYFIRMEMMNDSFVGVGLIDMYCKCRLMKDAVTIYRLMPHKDLVALNAMISGYSQNGQNGEALYLFMEMYKETMGFDQATILVVLNAIADLQDVGACKQIHALIIKSGYQADSFIINSIVDSYGKSSQVHDAARVFEECPNLDLPSYTSMITSYSQYGQGEEALKLFLKLLNMDLKPDSFVCSSLLNACANLSAYEQGKQIHVHVLKLGFISDVFAGNSLVNMYAKCGSIEDAGCAFSEVPERGVVSWSAMIGGLAQHGHGKEALQLFNDMLKDGVAPNHVTLVSVLCACNHAGLVNEAGWYFENMKMNFGIEPTQEHYACMIDVLGRAGKLDKAVNLVDNMPFEANATIWGGLLGAAKIHKNLELGQRAAEMLYTLDPEKSGTHVILANIYASAGLWENVAKVRRLMKDSKVKKEPGMSWMEIKDNIYTFIVGDRSHSRSEEIYAKLEELGQLMAKAGYVPMVEIDLHDVRKKEKEVLLSYHSEKLAVAFGLISTPDGAPIRVKKNLRICLDCHTAFKFICKIASREIIIRDVNRFHHFRDGSCSCGDYW, from the exons ATGCTGGAGCTTGAGTTAAGCTTTCATCTTCTACGAGACAAACAAGATAGTTTG CTGGCATGTATGCTTCTTCCCACAGTCACGAAATTTGCCTCGAGCAACATTTCCTACTCAAAGCTTTTATCTCAATTTTCTCTGACCAAGTCTTTAAATGAAGGCCTCCAAATTCACACACACCTATTAAAGGTCGGGTTATCCAAGGATTCAAAACACTGGAACCATTTGATTAATTTATACTCCAAGTGTAAAGCTTTTAGCCAGGCATGCAAGCTGATTGAAGAAAATCACGAACAAGATGTGGTATCCTGGTCCTCTTTGATATCTGGGTATGCCAAGAATGGCCTTAGTGAAGAAGCCCTTCTGGCTTTTCGCAAAATGCATATATTGGGAATTAGATGTAATGAATTTACTTTCCCCAGCATACTCAAGGCATGTGCAGGTTCCAAAAATTTTGTGCTTGGGAAGCAAGTTCATGGGATTATTGTGCAAACTGGGTTTGAATCAGATGTATTTGTTGCAAATACATTGGTGGTTATGTATGCTAAATGTGACAATTATGTTGATTCTATGAGATTGTTTGAGGGTATTCCAGAAAGGAATGTTGTTTCTTTTAACGCCCTGTTATCATGTTACACGCAAAGTGATTCTTTTTGGGAAGCACTGGCGTTGTTTCAAGAAATGGTTGCAAGTGAAGTTAGGCCCGATGAGTTTAGTTTGTCAACTATATTAAATGCCACGACAGGGCTAAGAGATATTTATCAGGGAAAGAAGATCCATGGCTATCTCATTAAGCTTGGATACGAGGATGATCCATTCTCATTGAACGCACTAGTTGACATGTATGCAAAAGCTGGGGATCTGGGAGATGCAGTTACTGTTTTTGATAATATTAAAGAACCTGATATTATTTCGTGGAATGCTGCCATCGCTGGATGTGTGCttaatgagtatcatgaaagGGCTTTAGAATTGTTAGAA AGATGAAGAGATTCGGGTATTCACCCCAATATGTTCACCTTATCGAGTGCTTGTAAAGCTTGTGCAGCATTGGGATTAGAAGAATTGGGTAAGCAGTTTCACTGCTATTTCATTAGGATGGAGATGATGAACGATAGCTTTGTGGGTGTTGGTCTCATTGACATGTATTGCAAGTGTCGGTTGATGAAGGATGCAGTAACAATTTATCGGTTGATGCCGCACAAAGACTTGGTTGCACTGAATGCAATGATTTCTGGATACTCACAAAATGGGCAGAACGGAGAAGCTCTGTATCTATTCATGGAGATGTACAAAGAGACAATGGGATTTGACCAGGCAACCATACTAGTGGTTCTTAATGCGATTGCAGATTTGCAGGATGTTGGCGCCTGCAAACAAATTCATGCACTTATAATAAAATCAGGCTACCAAGCTGATAGTTTCATTATAAACAGTATTGTTGATTCATATGGAAAAAGTAGCCAGGTGCATGATGCGGCTAGAGTATTTGAAGAGTGCCCAAATCTTGATTTGCCATCTTATACATCAATGATAACTTCTTATTCTCAGTATGGACAGGGCGAAGAAGCTTTGAAGCTTTTTTTAAAGCTACTAAACATGGATCTTAAGCCAGATTCTTTTGTTTGCAGTTCGCTTCTTAATGCGTGTGCAAATTTATCTGCTTATGAACAGGGGAAGCAAATCCACGTTCATGTGTTGAAATTAGGGTTCATATCAGATGTTTTTGCCGGAAATTCACTTGTCAACATGTATGCTAAATGCGGAAGTATAGAGGATGCTGGTTGTGCtttctctgaggttcctgagagaGGTGTTGTATCATGGTCTGCAATGATTGGGGGGCTTGCGCAACATGGGCATGGTAAAGAGGCCCTCCAGTTATTCAATGACATGTTGAAAGACGGTGTTGCTCCCAACCACGTGACGTTAGTCAGTGTCCTTTGCGCGTGTAATCATGCCGGGCTTGTTAATGAAGCTGGGTGGTATTTTGAGAACATGAAAATGAATTTCGGCATAGAACCAACACAAGAGCACTATGCTTGCATGATTGATGTTCTTGGCCGTGCTGGAAAATTGGACAAGGCAGTGAATCTCGTGGATAATATGCCATTTGAAGCTAATGCCACCATTTGGGGGGGTCTTCTTGGTGCTGCAAAAATTCACAAGAATCTAGAGCTAGGACAACGTGCTGCCGAGATGCTTTATACTCTTGATCCAGAAAAATCTGGTACCCATGTTATTCTTGCAAATATATACGCCTCTGCGGGATTATGGGAAAATGTTGCAAAGGTGAGAAGACTAATGAAAGACAGCAAAGTGAAGAAGGAACCAGGGATGAGTTGGATGGAGATAAAAGACAATATCTACACATTTATAGTTGGAGATAGAAGCCATTCTAGAAGTGAAGAGATATATGCAAAACTCGAGGAGCTGGGACAACTAATGGCCAAAGCTGGTTATGTTCCTATGGTAGAGATTGATCTCCACGAtgttagaaagaaagaaaaagaagtTCTTCTCTCGTATCATAGTGAAAAGCTTGCGGTTGCTTTTGGGCTGATTTCCACCCCAGATGGAGCACCTATCAGGGTGAAAAAAAATCTTCGAATCTGTTTGGACTGCCATACAGCATTCAAATTCATCTGTAAAATTGCTTCAAGGGAAATTATTATCAGAGATGTTAACCGGTTCCACCATTTTAGAGATGGATCTTGCTCCTGTGGGGATTATTGGTAA